The Roseiconus lacunae genome contains the following window.
CCAAATCCGGCGATGGGATCAAGTGGACTGCCGGAGTTCGAGCCTGAAACCAGCCTCGCTCCGCAGTAACAATCGGATGAAATCGAAAGCCGAAAGTTCCCATTTTTTCAAGATTGCGCAGGGGAAATCCGCGGAGAACCTGCTTTTTCTCCTGTTTTTCGTAGGAAACTGATCGCTGCCCCCAACTGCTACTTGGGCATTGGAGGGGGCACGCCCACGATTCGGAGAATCGAGCGACAGTAACTGATTGGCGCCACCCGCCTAACAGTGCTGTAAATCCTGATCGATGCAGGCGAGCACACCGATGGACTTTTGTCGGCGTTGATGCGACAGCGAAGCTACTTCACGACAAGGTTGACCAAGCGGCCGGGGACGGCAATTTTCTTGACGATTGTTTTTTCACCGAGCAGCGAACGGACCCGGTCGTCCGACAGCGCCGCTTCGAGCATCTGGTCTGGTTTCGCGTCAGGCGGAAGCTGAATCTTCGCTTTGACTTTGCCATTGAACTGAACCGGGACCTCGATCGATTTTTGGACGAGCGCCGATTCATCCCAAACCGGCCACGCTTGCTTGGCGATCGATTCCTTTTCGCCAAGGATGCTCCACAGTTCTTCGCAAAGGTGCGGGGCATAGGGTGACAATAGAATCAAGAACGACTTCATCGCTTCGATCGGTCGCTTCTCACAGCGGGTGAAGAAGTTGGTGAACTCCATCATTCGCGCGATCGCGGTGTTGAAGCTCATCTCGTCAGTGTCTTCGGTAACTTTTTTGATTGTCCCGTGCAACATTCGCGCTTGGTCTTCGTCACAGGGTTGGTCGACGAGTGCGGTCTGCAGCACCAAGTCTTCCTCGTTGTCGTCGACAATCATCCGCCAGACTCGATCAAGAAAACTGCGCACGCCGCCGACGCCATCCATCGACCAAGGCTTCGTCGCTTCGAGTGGCCCCATGAACATTTCATAAAGGCGTAGCGCGTCGGCACCATAGTCTTTCACGACGACATCGGGATTGACGACGTTGCCGCGACTCTTGGACATCTTGTGGGCCCGACTTTCGACGCGGATCGCGGGATCATCGACGAGCACAAAGGACTCGCCTTTCTTTTTGACGGCGTCTTCGGCCACGGGTCGGCTATTAACGGGACGACCGTCTTTGGCTTGCCGGCCTCCTTCAGGAGCTTTACGAACGTCCTTTGCCGAAACGACCTGATCATTTTCGTCGTAATAGGCCGAGTATTCGACTTCGCCAAGAATCATGCCTTGGTTGACCAGGCGGCCAAACGGTTCCGGTGTCGACACGTGACCGCGATCGAACAGGACCTTGTGCCAGAAACGCGAATACAGCAAGTGCAGCACCGCGTGCTCGGCACCACCGACGTACAAGTCAACCGGCATCCATTTCGATTCAAGTTCCGGGTCGACAAGTGCGGTTTCATTGTGCGGGTCAATGTAGCGCAAGTAATACCAACATGAACCAGCCCACTGAGGCATCGTGTTGGTCTCGCGACGGTATTTGGTGCCACCGATCGTGACGTACAACCAATCATCGTCTGCTTTCGCTAGCGGCGGTTCGGGACGCCCGTGTGGCTTAAAATCTTCGAGTTCGGGCAGTCGGACGGGCAGGTCGCTCGCGTCGACCCCACGCATCCGTCCGGTTGGGTTACCAGCTTCGTCGAGTTCATGAAGGATCGGGAAGGGCTCGCCCCAGAAACGCTGACGACTGAACAACCAATCGCGAAGTTTGTAGTTGACGGCGCCCTTGCCGATCCCGCTTTCTGACAGAGACGCGGTGATCTTTGCTTTGACTTGTGGAGTTTCTTGCCCGTCGAACTCACCGCTATTGATCGCCTTTCCGACGGCTTCAAAGCATGCACGGCCGGCCAAGATTTCGTCGCGGTTTTCCAGCTCTGCGGGCGGATCAACTACCGCGATAACTGGCAAGTCATACGTGACGGCAAATTGGAAGTCTCGCCCATCGTGTGCCGGAACGGCCATGATCGCGCCGGTGCCGTAACCGGCCAAAACGTAGTCGGCGACCCAAACCGGAATCGGTTGTCCGTTGACGGGATTGATCGCTTGAGAACCGGTAAAGACGCCGGTCTTTTCTCGGTCGCCCTCGGTTCGCTCGCGGTCGGACTTGAAGGACGCTTTCTCACAGTACTGACGAACGGCATCGGCTTGATCGTCGCTGGTCAATCGATCGAGCATCGGGTGTTCGGGCGAAACAACCATGTAGGTAGCGCCGAACAGCGTGTCGGGTCGCGTGGTGTAAACGCGTAACGCATCGTCACCAGGATCAGCCGGAAAACCACTCGCCGACCGAGCTTGCTTCCAACGTTCGTAGTGCTCGTCCGAGCCAACGTAGAAATCGACTTCCGCGCCGGTGCTGCGACCGATCCAATCAGACTGCAACTTTTTGATCCCCGCGGGCCACTGAAGATCGTCCAAACCTTCGAGCAAGCGTTCGGCGTAATCGGTGATTCGCAGCATCCATTGACGCAGAGGTATTCGTTTAACCGGGTGCCCCCCGACTTCGCTCTTGCCGTCGACCACTTCCTCGTTGGCCAACACGGTTCCCAAGTTGGGGCACCAATTGACGAGCGCGTCATCTAAGTATGCCAAGCGATGTTCGTCTTGAAACTTGGCGACCGCCTGTGGGCCTTGCGATTGAACGTCCTCGGGAATTGGCAGCTCGTCGATCGGCCGTCCCTTTTGCTGGTCGTGATCAAACCAAGTGTCAAACAGAACCAGAAAGATGAACTGCGTCCAGCGAAAGTACTGCTCATCGGTCGTCGCCAACACACGGTCCCAGTCGTAACTGAACCCGAGCATTTTGAGTTGACGAGTGAAGTTATCGATGTTGCGTT
Protein-coding sequences here:
- the leuS gene encoding leucine--tRNA ligase yields the protein MPRYNPSEIEPRWQAYWDEHKTFATPESPGETKRYVLDMFPYPSGDGLHVGHPEGYTATDIVSRFARMRGESVLHPMGFDAFGLPAEEHAIRTGEHPRIQTQRNIDNFTRQLKMLGFSYDWDRVLATTDEQYFRWTQFIFLVLFDTWFDHDQQKGRPIDELPIPEDVQSQGPQAVAKFQDEHRLAYLDDALVNWCPNLGTVLANEEVVDGKSEVGGHPVKRIPLRQWMLRITDYAERLLEGLDDLQWPAGIKKLQSDWIGRSTGAEVDFYVGSDEHYERWKQARSASGFPADPGDDALRVYTTRPDTLFGATYMVVSPEHPMLDRLTSDDQADAVRQYCEKASFKSDRERTEGDREKTGVFTGSQAINPVNGQPIPVWVADYVLAGYGTGAIMAVPAHDGRDFQFAVTYDLPVIAVVDPPAELENRDEILAGRACFEAVGKAINSGEFDGQETPQVKAKITASLSESGIGKGAVNYKLRDWLFSRQRFWGEPFPILHELDEAGNPTGRMRGVDASDLPVRLPELEDFKPHGRPEPPLAKADDDWLYVTIGGTKYRRETNTMPQWAGSCWYYLRYIDPHNETALVDPELESKWMPVDLYVGGAEHAVLHLLYSRFWHKVLFDRGHVSTPEPFGRLVNQGMILGEVEYSAYYDENDQVVSAKDVRKAPEGGRQAKDGRPVNSRPVAEDAVKKKGESFVLVDDPAIRVESRAHKMSKSRGNVVNPDVVVKDYGADALRLYEMFMGPLEATKPWSMDGVGGVRSFLDRVWRMIVDDNEEDLVLQTALVDQPCDEDQARMLHGTIKKVTEDTDEMSFNTAIARMMEFTNFFTRCEKRPIEAMKSFLILLSPYAPHLCEELWSILGEKESIAKQAWPVWDESALVQKSIEVPVQFNGKVKAKIQLPPDAKPDQMLEAALSDDRVRSLLGEKTIVKKIAVPGRLVNLVVK